A window of Tachyglossus aculeatus isolate mTacAcu1 chromosome 21, mTacAcu1.pri, whole genome shotgun sequence genomic DNA:
actgtactaagtgcttgggagagtacagtacaacaataaacagattgctTGATTTCTTTACCCTCTCCACTTATTCCAGGACATCTTCCTCCCGTGTGGTCTCCCTAACCAATTTTCCACCTCTTGGcctatgagaagcattgtggtctagtggaaaaagcccaggcctgggagtcagaggatctgggttctaatcccacctcctccacctgtctgctatgcaACCTCAGGCAAGGCGCTtcattctctgggtctcggtcacctcatctgtaaaatgggggttaagactgtgagcccatgtgggtcacggactgtgcccaacctgatgatcttgcatctacctcagtacctcagtagagaagcagcgtggctcagtggaaagagcacaggctttggagactgAGGAGTCCGccgtttgtccgctgtgtgactttgggcaagtcacttaacttctctgtgcctcagttccctcatctgtaaaatggggatgaagactgtgagcccctcgtgggaccgcctgattaccttgtatccccccagcgcttagaacagtgctttgcatatagtaagtgcttaacaaatgccatcatgattattattattattattacatgtctggGACATAGgacataggcacttaacaaataccattaaaaaaaaaaaatccctcaactATCCACCAAACTCAACTCCCTTGTATCCTGTCCCGACGATGATCTCAaaccaccaacccacagccctggatcccgTCCACAattcacttcctcctctcctgtaCGCAGCTGAGGAGAGCGGCTGGTGGGAACACAGACTTATCTCAAACTCATTCTCTACAGTTATAacttcgggaagcagcatggcctagtgggtacagccctGGCCCGAGAgtcttagaggacctgggttctaatccctgctctgcctcttacctgctgtgtgatcttggccaagtcacttcacttctctgtgcctctgtttccttaccagtaaaatggagatgaaatacctgttctccctcccctttagtctgtgtgcgacctgattaatttctatctaccccagcgctttgaacaatgcttgacacctagcaGGCGCTCAACATATACcctaattattaatcattattactctgttccctcctctgtccagtGACAATTCTTCCAGTCCCTCAGCAAGTTTCATGCCCATTCCCACCGATTATTCAGCCTTTTAACTTCCTCCTTGAACCCTCAatgcctccacctccccttctcttcttcctctactcTACCGCTTCTCCCTAACCAGAGTTTATTCTAGCGCccatctcttttctgtgcctcagtttcctcaactgtaaaatgaagagtccatacttattctccctcctaatgagattgtgagccccaggtgggacagggactacagtatccagcctgattaacttgtagctaccccagcacttagaacagtgcttgacaggtagtaaatgcttaacaaataccgttttaaaaaaactctgtcgtactgtactctcccaaggacttagtacagtgctttgaacacagtatgtgctcaataaatagcactgactgacctGAGGAAGGATACACGGTGGACATAAGAAAGAACTTCCTGTAGGGAGAAAATCTCCAAGACCAACTAGGACAGGACACCCCTAGTAGTGAGGAGGAGGCGGGCAGGGATTATTGGGTTGGGGACACTGACCTCCCACCCCACTTTTTCCCACCACCCAGTGTGTGTCACTTTTGGAGATGGAGTCTTGGGCACGAGTTCCGGCGTCACTCGTGGTCTGGGCCGAGAGACGTCTTCTAGTCCCTGGGGCCGGCTGGCCTCCTTACCTGGGGGAGAGCTTGACCACCAGGTAGGGCAGGATGATGATGGAGAGCAAAATGGACAGGAAGGTGACCGTGGGGAAGGGCTGCTCCCCGGCTCCCGGAGGAGAAGTCGGATCTGGAAGACACAGAGTGAGGGGGAGTTGTGGGTGGGACTGCAAGCAGGGCCCAGGGCGACAGCGGTGACCATCGGGGTGGACCAGGATGGTCTGAGGCCCAGGAATGAAGAAACCAAGACAGGACTCCGGTTCCCAATGCCAGGGTTTCCAAAATCCCGGGTGCCCAGCTCCTCTGGGGGCTTCTAGGAGGCCTGAGGCTTGGCGCCTAGTCCCGGCACGTGTACTTGAGGAAAACTGAGGGGGACGCTGTGTCCAGGCAGGCAGGGGCCCAGCCCCCAGAGGGATCCTGGCCGGAGTCCAACCGGACGGGCTCCTGGGCGGCTCTGACCTCAGGGCAGATGGGCGCACCACGGAAGCGGAAGGCGTCATCCTCGGCTGCCCCAAGCCGGCCTCCCCCAGTCTGGGCACCGGGACTCGTATCGGGTCATACCCAGTGAGGAGAGCCCACCGTGTCTTCTTATCCACATCTCCGGGTTGGTGAGGGAGGATGTCACTTCCTCCCTAGCAACTCCCAGGGCCAGGGCCCAGCCCCGGGCTGCCCCTCTGGAAGATGGCCAGCCCCCTATCTGGGGTCCTCTCCTTCCtaaaacccccacccccacccccgaggcTGGATCCCCGCCTTCCTACCCGGGTCCACCGGACCCGGTGACCTCTGGCCGACCCAAGCAAGCGGCCGGCTTCGTGGCAGGCGGCCAGCACTGGCGCGTGTCCCCGAGCGAGGGCCGAGCCCACTAGGATACCTGAGGGGGAAGCTAGTGGAGATGGGCTGCCACAGATAAGGCTGAGACGGCACCGCTCTGGAGGACCCTGGGGCTCAGAGCTGCCGCTGAGATACCACCGGTCACCTCGCCACCAGGGTCACGTCTCGACCTGCTGCAGGCGGGGGACGGGGCCCAACTGACCGAGGCCTGACTGGCAGGGAGAAGGGCCAGCGGATTTCACTCCCAGAGCTGGCTCAGGGTGGGCACACTCCTAGCTTCAGGCACAATCCCCACCGGGGTGGCAGGGGCTATCGCCTGCTGCGGGTGCCCGGGCCCTACGCTTGGGATGGCACAGCAAGGGCAGGCTTTTTCAAGGGAGGCATTTGTTCAGTGTCAAGTGGTGCCAATGCtgggggcagatagaagataatcagatcaggcaggagcccctgttctacctggggctcatgatcgaagagggagggggagatctgGGTGTGCCCTCATGTTGTTCTGGTGGTGTGGCGCCCGAGGATACGGGGGGAGATGCATCTCCCTACCGGAATCCCAGAGGAGGAAGTGTGGCTGCTCAAGGCGGATCTCCCATGGCTCAGCTCCATCCAGCTGCGGCCGGAGGGAGGTGGCCACGGGGACCTGGTTTCCCTCGGTTCCCTCCCCGGGGGTCAGCCTGAGGATGCGCTCAggcagaggtggggtggagccggAGGCTGCCGGGAGGGTACGCCGGGTGGCCGCGCGGGCCCCGGGTAGCGGGTGGCGGCCCGGCCCTCCTTACCCGGTGGGATGGGGGAGCGGAAGGCCAGGGGCCGGCTCCAGTGGCTCCAAGGGCCGGCGTACTCCGGGCTGGTCTGCCGCTGGCCGGGCCGGCAGCGAAGTCTGGCCTGGTACATGGCTCCGCTGGCTTTGAACTCGAAGGCCTCGAGGACCAGCCACGTCACCCCACCGATGTCATTCTTACGCCGTGCCACCTGAGGGGCACCGGTCACCAGGAATGGGCTTGGGAAAGCGTTACGTCTCACCAGACGGCGGCGAGAAAAGAACCCCACAGTTGGTACCgccccccgataataataataataataaattatttatatttattgtatGTTATTATGTTAACTTATATTAAATATTATACTAACGTTATTCTTTTTAttctggtatttaaatgcttactacgtcccaagcacttttctaaaccctggggtagattcaagttaatgaggttggacagaatcttaatccccattttacagataagggaactgaggcccagagaatatcgataataatagtaataataatgatagtgcttgttaagcacttactctgtgccaggcactgtactaagcgcaggggtggagacaagcaaatcaggttagacagtccccgtcccacatggggctcacagtcctaatccccattttccagatgagggaactgaggcccagagaagtaaagtgacacaggtctcacagcaggtgagcggcagagccgggatttgaacccatgaccttctgactcccgggcccctaagtcactcccccctcctcctccccgggggTGGCGGGCGGGCCGTGAACCCGCTAGAGAAGCTCTTACCTCCCAAGGCTCCTCTATCTTCTTGAAGTCGAGCTGATAGCTGAGATGTCCGGCCAAAGCCCGGAGCGGAGGCTGCCAGGAAATGACACAGCTCCGGCTGCTGACGTTGCTCTTCAGTTCAGTGGGACAGTCTGGCTTGACTGAGGGGAAAAGGTGCCCTGACTTGTGACCCAGGGGCACCTGTCCCCAACCCCGGCTGGCCCAGAGGAGCTGGAGAGGCGCGACGGGGAAAGGCCGGGTCAAAGGCAGGGGAAACCGGGAAAGAAGCAGGCCCGGGTCTCCAGGAAACGGGGTCCGCGAGGCGGAGGGGTCACGCTGAGTTATCTAGCGCAACCCCCGgcctctgagccccacttgggcacTTACTGTTCAGCCGGGGCAGGTACAGGGCGTCCGTGAGGTAAAAAACGTTGGTCCCGCGAAGGGAGACGTTGAACCGGTCCCACGATGTGAACACATTCGGGGCTTGACAGGTGGACACGAgcagggcgggggccgggcctggCTGGACCGGGCACGTAAACTCGTATGGCAACAAATTGCTACAACGACCAGGTGAGATAAGGGGGTGAGCTCTGGGTGTCGGGGGGTGGTTTCTCCTCGACTCCGTCCCCGACCGAGCTCCCCGGCTCTCTTCTtcaaccctcctccttccccccgacCGCCCCAAGCTCTCCTCCCCGTGCTGTCCAACCAAGGGCGCCCCTCGGGCCAGGACGAGGGCCCGGTGCTCCCGGAGTCGGCCAGAAGCCCTCGGCCCGGTCCTTACTGGATGAAATGGATCCGGAAGGGTCCGTCCTTCGCCGCCGTGGGCCCGGGACTGGTCCAGCTGCAGTTGAGCTTGTACTGGTAGTTGTTCAGGCAGGTCAGGTTCCCAGGCAGGTAGGcttcgggagagagggggaggaccgTCAGCTCTGAGCTCGGCCGGGGACGCCTGgggttctcccctcccctgcccacctccctgtGCCAGGGTGGGTCAGCAGCTCAGAGCTGGAACATAAAGACACTGACCATCACGGCTCACCCAGCCCGGGATTCAATCTCCAACAGGAAGCTTGGTGGAATTAGGTACTGGTCAATTAGGTACTGGTCACCCTGTTGGACACctgaccttattcattcaatcgtatttactgagtgcttactgtgcgcagagtactgtactaggcacttgggagagtatactacaacaaccaacagacacattccctgcccaaaacgagcttacaacctTACAGTTAggggagtgaatcaatcaattgtatttagtgagtgcttactgtgtgcagggcactatactaagcgcttgggagagtacaaacaatataatcaacacattctctgcccacaatgagcttacagtctagagacccagactgagcccccactttttcctctcctcctcctcccctccctatcacccccctccctccctctaacctacccccttcccctccccacagcacttgtatatatttgtacatatttattactctatttgtacatatttactactccatttcattaatgatgtgtatatagctataattccatttattctgacagtattgacacctgtccacttgttttgttttgttgtctgtctcccccttctagactgtgagcctgttgttgggtagggaccgtctctatatgttaccgacttggacttctcaagcgcttagtacagtgctctgcacacagtatgcactcaataaatacaattgaatgaatgaatggagggggagacagacagtaatataaatgaataattatggatatggacagaagtgctgtggggctgggggtggggtggtgaataagggagcaaaatgcagaagggagttgggaaaaagaaaatgagggattagcGAGGGAAGGCTCcttagagatgtgctttcaataaggccttgaagggggttggcgggggtgggagaggtggggggagaataattgtcggatatgtaaagggagggtgatccaggccagaggcaggatgtgggcgagaggtctgcggtgagatagacgagatcgaggtgcagtgagaaggttggaattagaggagcgaagtgtgtgggctgggttgcagtaggagagtagcgaggtgaggcagaagggggcaaggggattgactgctttaaacccaatggtaaggagtttctgtttgatttggaagtggatgggcaaccactggaggttcttgaggagtgaagaaactttcattcattccatcgtatttattgaatgcttactgtactgtactaagcgcttggaaatgtgGGAAACgtatatagaaaaatgatctgggtagcagatttaagtatgggctggagtagggagagacgggaggcagggaggtcagcaaggaggctgatactgtaatcaaggcggaataggataagttcttgggtTAAGATacacccctgactcttctcccatctccatccctgactcttcctccctgcctaAATCACCCAACACTCCTAACTCTCCCCTTCGTGACACGGCACAGATGATCTACTACCcccgactctctcctctccatctctgagcgTCCCCCAGCGACTCAGCACGGACCATCCACCGCCACTGACCGTCCCTCCCGATGTCCAGAGAGCTACCCAAACCCCTCTGGGACCTGCCGATGCTTCCAGAAAAGATGACCTACGGGGATAGAAGTGCTAAAACTGGTCAGTTTCTTACTATAAATTCCATAGTACCATGataagaagcaccatggcctgttGGGAAGagctgggcctcggagtcagaggatctgggttctaatcctgagttctaatctaagagaagcagcagggtatagAGAAGCatgatggtctagtggagagagcatggcctgagagtcagaaggtcatgggttccaatcctgactcttctacttgtctgttgtgtgacctggaaagtcatttcacttttctgtacctcagtgacctcatctgtaaaacggggattgaggctgtgagccccacatgggagcaacccgatttgctggcctccacacaagggcttagtacggtgcctggcatatagtaagcgcttaacaaataccataattattattattattatttctgggcgCCCCTGGCCCATTCCCGCTCCCGCTCCTCACCTCCCTGTGGTCCTGGGACGGACGAAGTGGCCCAGAACAGGAGCTGCAATGGCCACGTCCTCATGGTTCTGCCCGAGGGGACACCCTGAAACACATGGATGCTGCGTCAGCCTCCCCggggtcaatccatccatcccccagcttcctccctcagcccaccaACCCCActactctctcccctccctgccctggatgCCCTGAAATTACCACAAGCCcccactgcccctccctccctttcattttcattcaaatgtatttattgagtgcttactgtgtgcagagcactgtactaagcgcttgggaaagtacaatacagcaataaactgacacattccctgcccatgatgagcttacgatctagaaagTGGGATACAGAtactaatatgaacaaataaaattacagatatggacgtaagtatttatggagcgcttactgtgtgcagagcactgaactaaccgtttgggagaggacaagagtatAATAAAGAGaccctttctctgcccacagtgaatttacaatcccgcgggggagacagatattactagaaataaataaatgacagagatctCTGTGCTGCGTGGGGCCTTCCCCTGGCTGGCAAGCTTTGGATCAGAAGCGACCCTCCCCCGACCAGtccccctgcccttgaagaggcTCTGCCATTGTTGGGGGCTTTCCTTTTGgaaactccccctccccatcccctcgaccCGGGTCTGACCCCCAGCTCCACATGCTTCGGCGCAttaggacgtggtttctaatcctggctctgccgcctgtctgccgtgtgaccttaggcaagtcacttctccgtgcctcagttccctcatctgtaaaatggggattgagaccgggacccccacgtgggacaacccgattacctcgtggaacactgcctggcatgtaggaagagcttaattcattcaatcatatttattaagcacttactgtgtgcagagcactgtactaagcgcttgggaaagtataatatgacGACAAAGAGTGATAgttactgcccacaacaagctcacatcctagaggaagaaagagacagacatgaatacgttgttgggtagggaccgtctctccatgttgccgacttgtacttcccaagcgcttagtacagtgctctgcacactgtaagcccgttgttgggtagggaccgtctctatatgttgccaatttgtacttcccaagctcttagtacagcgctctgcacacagtaagcactcaataaatacaattgaatgaagtaagcattgccaatttgtacttcccaagctcttagtacagcgctctgcacacagtaagcactcaataaatacaattgaatgaagtaagcgctcgataaatatgattgaatgaatacaaattaaCAGCCAtcagtacaataaataaaattacagatctaagcatcataattactattatgccaCACTCCCACTAGGTGCCTGCCAGGCAGGCCCAGCAACTCACCAAGTCATCGCAtcagggttggggatgggggggtcgggggtcgtCCTGAGccgggctgggggtcagggggaggggtgGAGACCCCACTGGAAGAGCAGAAGCCACTGCCCACGAGGTTGGCAGGGACTTGATTAGCCCCTCTGGGGAGTTTCCAAACCACTCGCTAGGACCCTCGGTGTGGGGAGGTAGaggcagtaataatactaataatcatggtatttgttaagcgcttactatgtgccaagcgcttctctaagtgctgagggagatacaaggtcgtcaggttgtcccacgtggggctcccagtcttcatgccattttccagaggaggtcaccgaggcccagagagatgaagtgacttacccaaggcggagccaggattagaacccacatcctctgcctccccagcttgggctctttccactgagcctcggggtccccccccccccgcccgaggGCCTCACCTGGCCTCCAGGATGGTCCTGGGCTGGTTCGGGGTCTGGTCAGCCGGGGCAAGGGTAGCCTCGAGTTCCGCAGGCACGAGTAGGCAGCGGCCGGTCCTGGAGGATGCAGGCTGCAGGCTGAGGTGGCTGGAGGGaagggctaggaggcaggggaTTGatgtccgggggtggggggcgagggtttGGAGAAAGGGGGCGACCCGGGGGGAGCCCAACGCAGTGCGAGCCTTACTCACAGCCTGGGGCCCCAGGGCAGGCTGCCAAGAGCCTCTTCCGAAGAACGGCTGACAGGGCCTCGGGTTGTCGAAAATGAGTGGGCAACCTCCCTTTTGAGTGGGAGACAGGGCTTGGGCAGGCTGGGGAAgggaccccgcccccccccccccccacctcctgggcccgccccccccggcccgcaGACCTCCCTCCCTCAGAAAAAGCCTGAGTGATCTGATCAGATGCGGGtctgtccagataataataatggtatttgctaaacgcttactacgtgccaagcactgtcataataataatgatggcatttgttaagcgcttactaggtgcaaagcactgttctaagcactggggaggttacaaggtgttcaggttgtcccacgggaggttgttttaatccccgttttacagatgaggtaactgaggcccagagaagtgaagtaactggcccaaagtcacacagcagacaagtggtggagccggaatttgaagccatgacctctgactccaaagcccgtgctctttccactgagccacgctgcttctcatcatcaattgtatttattgagcacttactgtgtgcagagcactgtactaagcgcttctctatCATCTACCCAGCTCCactgccagggaggcaggggcaggataTCCTCCCCCGACACCACCAACCTccccactctatccactacaccatgctgtgcctcatgtgccaagaactattctaagtgctgggggtagaaagaagttaaacaggttgggcacagtccctgttccacatgggcttcacagtattaatccccattttacagatgatgtaactgaggcacacagaagtaaaaaagacgacttatggtatttgtttaagcacttactatgttccaagcactgttctaagctctggggcagaaatAAATGGATCAGGTTatacccactccctgtcccccatggggctcacagtctacatagaagggagtagaactttttttttaagatgtttgttaagtgcttactatgcaccaggcactttactaagcactgcggtagatccaagtcaatcaggttggatgcagtccctgccccacatggggctcacagtcttaatctccattttccagatgaggtaactgaggtacagagaagtgaagtgacttgtccaaggtcacacagcagacaagtggcagagctggggttagaatccaagtccttcgactgccagacctgggctctttccgctaggccacaatgTTCTTCAATGGAAATGGAAGAGATGGGCTAGAGCGATGCCATCCTGGGATAGCACCTCATCCTGCCTAGCCCGGGAGGGACCCTGTCTGTCTCTGAGGGGGACATCAGGACACTTGGATGCTTAGACATCAGATGCTGTGTTAGCTGCCTTCCTGGATATCTTCcatcaccccccccaccaccccccctgCTCCAaccatgactctcccccagtgacccaacaaggaccatccaacacctctgactttCCTTTCTCCATCGCTGACTCTCTcctgtgacccagcacagaccaacactcctgactctcccctttccatccctgaccctcccaCAATGACCCAGCTCAGACAATTCAAGAACCGTCGACTCTCCCCTTTTGGGAACCCCAAGAGCTGGGGTTCTGGGGTCATGAATGCGAAACAGTTCAGAAAGGTTGCAAAGGGCCCCAAACCCGCATCACCCAAGTTCTGATTGCTGCCGAactaggggcgggggggggaggggggcgggaagcTCTGTGTCCCTCCATCTCTTTAATCCACCCCAGTCCCCTGCcaggagctgaggggacagggcGAGGCCAAAGCCAGCCACCAGGCagtgagggagaatcaatcaatcctatttattgagtgctcactgtatgcaaggcagcccactgttgggtagggactgtctctatatgttgccaacttgtacttcccaagcacttagtacagtgctctgcacacagtaagcgctcaatacgattgtttgattgtactaagcacttgggagagtacagtataacagagttgagtgAAACATTCCCCACTCATGAGTTTgcggtctaggtggggagacggacattaatataaatcaataaattatggatatggacgtaagtactatggggctgagggaggggtggataaagggtgcaaatcaaagtgcaagggcgatgcaggcctggaagaggaaatgagggcttagtgggagatgtgcatttaataaggctttgaagatggggagagtgatcatctgtcagatatgaagagggagagcatgggtgagagagacaagatcgaggtgcagtgagtaggctggcactacaagagcaaagtgtgtgggctgggttggtgcaggagagcagtgaggtaatggaggaatggacaaggtgattgacggctttaaagctgatgggaaggtgttcccgtttgatgcagaggtggatgggcaaccactagtggttcttgaggagtaggaaaacacGGACTaacagtttttgtagaaaaatgatccgggcagcagagttaagtatggaccggattggggagagacaagaggccgggaggtcagcaaggaggctgatacagtaatcgaggcgggataggataagtgcttggattaacatggtagcagttcagatggagaggaaatggtggattttagtgatatctgTGACTAGGCCGGTACCATGGCAGAGTTTCCGCTGTGCCCGGATGCCTGGGGCAGACTGAGTTCCCTTCTCTGGTCCGCGTCTGCGTATCTGTCCTCCCCGACCTAGATGGTGACTCccggggaggatggggacaggCCTGATTATCTCCACTcctgtacccagcgcttagtacacggagTGGAGGAAGCGCTTCAGAGATTACGTAATCAGTCAAGATAAGT
This region includes:
- the LOC119942645 gene encoding interleukin-9 receptor-like isoform X1 — encoded protein: MRTWPLQLLFWATSSVPGPQGAYLPGNLTCLNNYQYKLNCSWTSPGPTAAKDGPFRIHFIHNLLPYEFTCPVQPGPAPALLVSTCQAPNVFTSWDRFNVSLRGTNVFYLTDALYLPRLNIKPDCPTELKSNVSSRSCVISWQPPLRALAGHLSYQLDFKKIEEPWEVARRKNDIGGVTWLVLEAFEFKASGAMYQARLRCRPGQRQTSPEYAGPWSHWSRPLAFRSPIPPDPTSPPGAGEQPFPTVTFLSILLSIIILPYLVVKLSPRVKRTFYKNVPSPAGFFKPLYAVHNGNFQAWAGVSQTDSHLRREESRGAQTGATKGLLGPSPEEAISPITCSPVVPNRSPAPRKEKEEEEEDEEEEDHQASGSRELAWQCQEETYVRVEDLQGWLPEAGTPGRDLQSGTGCQPSSGGQKSPASGFPTREKGPVPLALEGFWSCRDDYCDLYCSEMPVAVLWGRPLGGSQ
- the LOC119942645 gene encoding interleukin-9 receptor-like isoform X2, producing MRTWPLQLLFWATSSVPGPQGAYLPGNLTCLNNYQYKLNCSWTSPGPTAAKDGPFRIHFIHNLLPYEFTCPVQPGPAPALLVSTCQAPNVFTSWDRFNVSLRGTNVFYLTDALYLPRLNIKPDCPTELKSNVSSRSCVISWQPPLRALAGHLSYQLDFKKIEEPWEVARRKNDIGGVTWLVLEAFEFKASGAMYQARLRCRPGQRQTSPEYAGPWSHWSRPLAFRSPIPPDPTSPPGAGEQPFPTVTFLSILLSIIILPYLVVKLSPRVKRTFYKNVPSPAGFFKPLYAVHNGNFQEPCPPEGEGGGGGGRGRRGPPGFGVQGAGLAVPGRDVREGGGPAGLAARGGDPRPGPPERHRLPALLWWAEIPCLGLPHQREGASASGPGGLLVLQRRLLRPVLQRDARGRVVGQTAGWESVTRPLPR